Proteins co-encoded in one Streptomyces sp. SLBN-31 genomic window:
- a CDS encoding thiazole synthase — protein MADDPFVLGGTSFTSRLIMGTGGAPSLEVLERALVASGTELTTVAMRRVDPSVHGSVLSVLNRLGIRVLPNTAGCFTAQEAVLTARLAREALGTDLVKLEVIADERTLLPDPIELLDAAETLVDDGFTVLPYTNDDPVLARRLEDVGCAAIMPLGSPIGSGLGIRNPHNFQLITEHARVPVILDAGAGTASDAALAMELGCAGVMLASAVTRAQEPQLMAEAMRHAVEAGRLAFRAGRIPRRHFAEASSPQEGRARLDPERPAF, from the coding sequence ATGGCCGACGACCCCTTTGTCCTCGGCGGTACGTCCTTCACGTCCCGCCTGATCATGGGCACCGGAGGTGCCCCCAGCCTGGAGGTCCTCGAGCGCGCGCTGGTGGCGTCCGGCACGGAGCTGACGACGGTCGCGATGCGGCGGGTGGACCCGTCGGTGCACGGCTCGGTTCTGTCGGTGCTGAACCGGCTGGGCATCCGCGTCCTGCCGAACACGGCCGGCTGTTTCACGGCGCAGGAGGCCGTGCTGACCGCCCGCCTGGCGCGCGAGGCGCTCGGCACCGACCTGGTCAAGCTCGAGGTGATCGCCGACGAGCGCACTCTCCTGCCCGACCCGATCGAACTGCTGGACGCCGCAGAGACGCTGGTCGACGACGGCTTCACCGTGCTGCCGTACACCAACGACGACCCGGTTCTCGCGCGTCGGCTGGAGGACGTCGGATGCGCGGCGATCATGCCGCTCGGCTCGCCCATCGGCTCCGGGCTCGGCATCCGCAATCCGCACAACTTCCAGCTGATTACCGAGCACGCGCGCGTGCCGGTGATCCTGGACGCGGGCGCCGGTACGGCGTCGGACGCGGCGCTCGCGATGGAGCTGGGGTGCGCGGGCGTGATGCTCGCCTCGGCGGTGACGCGGGCGCAGGAGCCGCAGCTGATGGCCGAGGCGATGCGGCACGCGGTGGAGGCGGGCCGGCTGGCGTTCCGGGCGGGGCGCATTCCGCGCCGGCACTTCGCGGAGGCGTCCTCGCCGCAGGAGGGGCGCGCGCGCCTCGATCCGGAGCGCCCCGCGTTCTGA
- the pknB gene encoding Stk1 family PASTA domain-containing Ser/Thr kinase, translating into MDTTLQDPLVGQVLDGRYRVDARIAVGGMATVYRALDTRLDRVLALKVMHPSLAADGSFVERFIREAKSVARLAHPNVVQVFDQGTDGSYVYLAMEYVAGCTLRDVLRERGALQPRAALDILEPVLAALGAAHRAGFVHRDMKPENVLIGDDGRVKVADFGLVRSVDTVTNTTGTVLGTVSYLAPEQIELGTADPRVDVYACGVVLYEMLTGDRPHEGDSPATVLYKHLHEDVPPPSAVVPGLPYELDELVASATARTPDIRPYDAVALLAQTRQVRAALGEDQLDAVPPRAVAAEHRDISEDRTSVIPRALTTPRPLPVNDEPALHRTSRLESPPPLPPRPRDGRSRRGPLAIVVAVLLILGVGTGVWYINSGQFTKVPPVLAKTRTQAEKQLSDAGLDLGSVRHAYSDTVARGTIISSDPEPGTRVRDNASVSITLSDGPETVKVPDVQGGTLAEARAQLKKSGLEAGMVTREFSDSVERGSVISTEPGTGVRRHAGSAVALTVSKGSPVDVPDVTGEDLDSARSDLEDAGLTVKVAAERINSDFDKGQVAAQTPRGDGQAAEGDTVTLTLSKGPVMVEVPDVTGDSVDDAHTALEGAGFKVDEDRGLLGLFGDTVKAQSVKGGRTAPKGSTITIKIR; encoded by the coding sequence GTGGATACGACCCTTCAGGACCCTCTGGTCGGGCAGGTGCTCGACGGCCGCTATCGCGTGGACGCGCGGATCGCGGTCGGCGGGATGGCCACGGTCTACCGGGCCCTGGACACCCGCCTCGACCGTGTGCTCGCGCTGAAGGTGATGCACCCCTCGCTCGCGGCCGACGGCTCCTTCGTCGAGCGGTTCATCCGTGAGGCGAAGTCGGTCGCCCGCCTCGCCCACCCGAACGTGGTGCAGGTCTTCGACCAGGGCACCGACGGGTCGTACGTCTACCTCGCCATGGAGTACGTCGCCGGGTGCACCCTGCGCGATGTGCTGCGCGAGCGCGGGGCGCTGCAGCCGCGCGCCGCCCTGGACATCCTGGAACCGGTGCTCGCCGCGCTCGGCGCCGCGCACCGGGCCGGGTTCGTGCACCGGGACATGAAGCCGGAGAACGTCCTGATAGGGGACGACGGCCGGGTGAAGGTGGCGGACTTCGGGCTCGTGCGCTCCGTGGACACGGTCACCAACACCACCGGGACCGTGCTCGGCACCGTCTCCTACCTCGCGCCTGAGCAGATCGAGCTCGGCACGGCCGACCCCCGGGTCGACGTGTACGCGTGCGGTGTCGTCCTGTACGAGATGCTCACCGGCGACCGTCCGCACGAGGGGGACTCCCCCGCCACGGTCCTCTACAAGCACCTCCACGAGGACGTCCCGCCCCCGTCGGCGGTCGTCCCGGGGCTGCCGTACGAGCTGGACGAACTGGTCGCGTCGGCGACCGCCCGGACCCCCGACATCCGCCCGTACGACGCGGTGGCGCTGCTCGCACAGACGCGTCAGGTGCGTGCCGCGCTCGGCGAGGACCAGCTGGACGCGGTGCCGCCGCGGGCGGTCGCGGCGGAGCACCGGGACATCTCCGAGGACCGTACGAGCGTCATCCCGCGCGCGCTGACCACGCCCCGGCCGCTGCCGGTGAACGACGAGCCCGCGCTGCACCGTACCAGCCGGCTGGAGTCTCCCCCGCCGCTGCCGCCGCGCCCGCGCGACGGGCGCTCCCGGCGCGGGCCGCTGGCGATCGTCGTCGCGGTGCTGCTGATCCTCGGTGTCGGCACGGGCGTGTGGTACATCAACTCCGGCCAGTTCACCAAGGTCCCGCCCGTGCTGGCGAAGACCCGGACGCAGGCCGAGAAGCAGCTGAGCGACGCGGGGCTGGACCTGGGGTCGGTCAGGCACGCCTACAGCGACACGGTGGCCCGGGGCACGATCATCAGCTCCGACCCCGAGCCCGGCACCCGGGTCCGGGACAACGCCTCCGTGTCGATCACCCTCTCCGACGGCCCCGAGACCGTGAAGGTGCCCGACGTGCAGGGGGGGACCCTGGCCGAGGCCAGGGCGCAGCTGAAGAAGAGCGGGCTCGAGGCGGGCATGGTGACCCGGGAGTTCTCCGACAGCGTCGAGCGGGGCTCGGTGATCTCCACGGAACCGGGGACGGGCGTGCGGCGGCACGCGGGCTCGGCGGTCGCGCTGACCGTCAGCAAGGGCAGCCCGGTGGACGTCCCGGACGTCACCGGCGAGGATCTCGACTCCGCGAGGTCCGACCTGGAGGACGCCGGCCTCACGGTGAAGGTCGCCGCCGAGCGGATCAACTCCGACTTCGACAAGGGGCAGGTCGCCGCCCAGACCCCGCGGGGCGACGGCCAGGCCGCCGAGGGCGACACGGTGACGCTGACGCTGTCCAAAGGCCCGGTGATGGTCGAGGTGCCGGACGTCACCGGCGACAGCGTCGACGACGCGCACACGGCCCTGGAGGGCGCCGGATTCAAGGTCGACGAGGACCGCGGTCTGCTCGGTCTGTTCGGCGACACGGTCAAGGCGCAGTCCGTGAAGGGCGGCCGGACGGCGCCGAAGGGCTCGACGATCACCATCAAGATCCGGTGA
- a CDS encoding deoxyribonuclease IV, with amino-acid sequence MKSRYPSLPRNPVGGHVPVAGGLNSVGLTYARDLGAETVQVFVANPRGWATPFGNPRQDEEFRAACAAEAIPAYVHAPYLINFGSHTEATVERSVESLRHSLRRGREIGALGVVVHTGSATGGRERSVALKQVREHLLPLLDELTADDPFLLLESTAGQGASLCSRTWDFGPYFEALDAHPKLGVCLDTCHIFAAGHDLTGPSGMHQTLDLLVDTVGEGRLKLIHANDSKDVVGAHKDRHENIGAGHIGEDPFRALMTHPATDGVPLIIETPGGKEGHAADVERLKKLRDS; translated from the coding sequence GTGAAAAGCCGGTACCCCTCCCTCCCCCGCAACCCCGTCGGCGGCCACGTCCCCGTGGCCGGCGGCCTGAACTCCGTCGGTCTGACCTACGCCCGCGACCTCGGGGCCGAGACCGTGCAGGTCTTCGTCGCCAACCCGCGTGGCTGGGCCACGCCCTTCGGCAATCCGCGGCAGGACGAGGAGTTCCGCGCCGCCTGCGCGGCCGAGGCGATTCCGGCGTACGTCCACGCTCCTTACCTGATCAACTTCGGCTCGCACACCGAGGCGACGGTCGAGAGGTCGGTGGAGTCGCTGCGGCATTCGCTGCGGCGCGGGCGGGAGATCGGGGCGCTCGGCGTGGTCGTCCACACGGGCAGCGCGACCGGCGGCCGGGAGCGGTCCGTTGCCCTCAAGCAGGTGCGCGAGCACCTGCTTCCGCTGCTCGACGAGCTGACCGCCGACGACCCGTTCCTGCTCCTGGAGTCGACCGCCGGCCAGGGCGCCTCCCTCTGCTCGCGCACCTGGGACTTCGGCCCGTACTTCGAGGCGCTGGACGCCCATCCGAAGCTCGGGGTCTGCCTGGACACCTGCCACATCTTCGCCGCCGGGCACGACCTGACCGGGCCCAGCGGCATGCACCAGACGCTCGACCTGCTGGTGGACACGGTCGGCGAGGGCCGGCTGAAGCTGATCCACGCCAACGACTCCAAGGACGTCGTCGGCGCCCACAAGGACCGGCACGAGAACATCGGCGCCGGCCACATCGGCGAGGACCCGTTCCGCGCCCTGATGACCCACCCCGCCACCGACGGCGTCCCGCTGATCATCGAGACCCCCGGCGGCAAGGAGGGGCATGCGGCGGACGTGGAGCGGCTGAAGAAACTCCGGGATTCCTGA
- a CDS encoding DUF4396 domain-containing protein, with protein sequence MQHEAHTEHIHRHEGHATDGHGPASWSMAAQATLHCLTGCAIGEVLGMVIGTALGWGNLPTMILAIALAFFFGYSLTLRGVLKAGVGFRTAFRVALAADTLSIAVMELIDNGVIVLWPDAMDAGLGDTLFWISLAISLVIAFLVTTPVNKWMIGRGKGHAVVHQHH encoded by the coding sequence ATGCAGCACGAGGCGCACACCGAACACATCCACCGGCACGAGGGCCACGCCACCGACGGACACGGCCCCGCGAGCTGGTCCATGGCCGCGCAGGCCACCCTCCACTGCCTCACTGGCTGCGCCATCGGCGAGGTGCTGGGCATGGTGATCGGCACCGCGCTCGGCTGGGGCAACCTCCCGACGATGATCCTGGCGATCGCCCTCGCCTTCTTCTTCGGCTACTCGCTCACCCTGCGCGGGGTCCTGAAGGCCGGCGTCGGCTTCCGCACCGCCTTCCGGGTGGCGCTGGCCGCGGACACCCTGTCGATCGCCGTGATGGAGCTCATCGACAACGGCGTGATCGTGCTGTGGCCGGACGCGATGGACGCCGGGCTCGGCGACACGCTCTTCTGGATCTCGCTGGCGATCTCCCTGGTGATCGCGTTCCTGGTCACCACACCCGTCAACAAGTGGATGATCGGGCGGGGCAAGGGGCACGCGGTGGTGCACCAGCACCACTGA
- a CDS encoding sulfite oxidase-like oxidoreductase: MGQPVERASGETGDSVHPGLPPGQRLQRGWPVTHYGPVPKFRPERWEFRVFGATANGEKHCWSHEEFTALPYTSVVADLHCVTKFSMLGAEWGGIPASAILEIAPPAPAVTHVMVWAEYGFSSNLRLDDFASDRTLFATHKDGELLTAEHGFPLRLVVPHLYAWKGPKWVRGVEYMTADRRGFWEERGYHNIGDPWKEQRYSYQEEPGEGPEL, from the coding sequence ATGGGTCAACCGGTGGAACGCGCATCAGGAGAAACCGGAGATTCCGTGCACCCGGGGCTTCCCCCCGGCCAGCGCCTGCAGCGCGGCTGGCCGGTCACGCACTACGGGCCAGTTCCCAAGTTCCGGCCCGAGCGCTGGGAGTTCAGGGTCTTCGGCGCCACCGCGAACGGTGAGAAGCACTGCTGGAGCCACGAGGAGTTCACGGCGCTGCCCTACACCTCGGTCGTCGCCGATCTGCACTGCGTGACGAAGTTCAGCATGCTCGGCGCCGAGTGGGGCGGCATCCCCGCCTCCGCGATCCTGGAGATCGCCCCGCCCGCCCCCGCCGTCACCCATGTGATGGTCTGGGCCGAGTACGGCTTCAGCTCCAACCTCCGCCTCGACGACTTCGCGTCCGACCGCACCCTCTTCGCCACCCACAAGGACGGCGAGCTGCTGACGGCGGAACACGGTTTCCCGCTGCGCCTGGTCGTCCCGCACCTGTACGCCTGGAAGGGCCCGAAGTGGGTGCGCGGCGTCGAGTACATGACCGCCGACCGCCGCGGCTTCTGGGAGGAGCGCGGCTACCACAACATCGGCGATCCGTGGAAGGAGCAGCGCTACTCCTACCAGGAGGAGCCCGGGGAGGGCCCCGAGCTCTGA
- the bfr gene encoding bacterioferritin codes for MQGDPEVIEFLNEQLTGELTAINQYFLHAKMQENFGWTKLAKYTRHESFDEMKHAEVLTDRILFLEGLPNYQRLFHVRVGQTVQEMFEADRQIEVEAIDRLRRGIKVMRDKGDITSANIFESILEDEEHHIDYLDTQLELVEKLGEALYIAQLIEQPES; via the coding sequence ATGCAGGGCGACCCCGAGGTCATCGAATTCCTCAACGAGCAGCTCACCGGCGAGCTGACCGCGATCAACCAGTACTTCCTGCACGCGAAGATGCAGGAGAACTTCGGCTGGACGAAACTCGCGAAGTACACCCGGCACGAGTCGTTCGACGAGATGAAGCACGCCGAAGTGCTCACCGACCGGATTCTCTTCCTGGAAGGGCTGCCCAACTATCAGCGGCTCTTCCACGTACGGGTGGGCCAGACCGTCCAGGAGATGTTCGAGGCCGACCGGCAGATCGAGGTCGAGGCGATCGACCGTCTCAGGCGCGGGATCAAGGTGATGCGCGACAAGGGCGACATCACGTCCGCGAACATCTTCGAGTCGATCCTCGAGGACGAGGAGCACCACATCGACTACCTCGACACCCAGCTGGAACTGGTGGAGAAGCTCGGCGAGGCGCTGTACATCGCCCAGCTGATCGAACAGCCGGAGAGCTGA
- a CDS encoding bacterioferritin-associated ferredoxin: protein MYVCSCFGVTEAQVQQHADDGACTPRQIASACKAGTDCGGCVRRIQAILGRGACPRREAADQGRPVLAEIADLDEAA, encoded by the coding sequence GTGTACGTGTGCAGCTGCTTCGGCGTGACCGAGGCGCAGGTCCAGCAGCATGCGGACGACGGTGCCTGCACTCCCCGCCAGATAGCCTCCGCCTGCAAGGCGGGCACGGACTGCGGCGGGTGCGTGCGCCGCATCCAGGCGATCCTCGGCCGGGGCGCCTGCCCGCGGCGGGAGGCGGCGGACCAGGGCCGACCGGTCCTCGCCGAGATCGCCGACCTCGACGAAGCGGCCTAG